GAGGGTGCGTCGGAGTCGGCGCCGCCGATGCCTGACACGATGGATGCGTTTATGCGGCTGATCGAGGCCGGCTGGGACGCTGAGGCCACCGCCCGCCCACACGCCGCGCACACCACCGTGGTGGTGCACCTCGACGTCGACAAGCCCGCCGCCGCACTGCACCTGGGCCCGCTGCTCACCGAGGGCGACCGCCAGTACCTGACCTGTGATGCCACCTGTGAGGTGTGGTTTGAGCGCGACGGCCAGCCGATCGGCGCCGGCCGCACCACCCGCACGATCAACCGGCGGCTGCGCCGCGCCCTGGAACACCGCCACCCCTGCTGCGCGGTGCCCGGCTGCGGGGCCACCCGCGGCCTGCACGCTCATCACATCCGGCACTGGGAACACGGCGGCCCCACCGAGCTGATCAATCTGATCCTGCTGTGTCCGTATCACCACCGCGAGCATCACCGCGGGGAGATCACCATCACCGGCGACGCCGACCACCTGACCGTCACCGACCGCGACGGCGCCATCCTGCAGCTCGGATCCCTGGCCCGACCACCCACCAGCACCCCACCCGACGTCGCGCCTTACCCCGGGCCCACCGGCGAACGCGCCCAATGGATGTGGTACACCCCCTTCCAACCCCAACCACCGCCCACCACCAACTAGCTTGTTTCGGCGGCCGCGTGTCGAGGCTGAGACAGGCCGCAGCTGAGCAGGTCGGAAGTCGGGTTCGGTTGAAGCATCACTGGCGCCGCTGCGCTTTACGGCATCCGCAGCAATGCATGTCCCACTCAGCTGATGAAATACTATGCGCCACAACGGAATCAGTCATACCTGGCTGAACTGCCGGCGTTCAGAGTACGTCCGGCCGACGCGTCCGCACGCGTACACATCAATACCGTGACGACGGCTCGCCACCGGCAAGACGCGGCGCACTAGTTAAGGATGAATGAAAGACGCGTAGGCGGCTGTGCGTTGTTGAGGATCAGCACCGAACTCTGGTTGTTGACGTCGTCGAAGGGGAAGCCGTAGGCGAGGTTGGCAATGCTGTTGGTGTGGAAGAACTGTGCCCAGTTGTTCCACCGCCCTCCGGTTGGATAGTAGGCGGCGACGTTGGCCCACTGATCCGGCGCAATCGCCACGCCGCGGTTGAACGCCGCGTTGAGTTCGGCGAGGAACGCCCCCTGTTGATCGGCGCCGACGAATGGGCCGTTGGAAGCGAAAACCTGCGCCGTCGTGGGCTTGACCATGGTGTATGTAGAGGTGGCTCCGCCGTCTGGGGTGACGTTGTAATGGAACAGTCCGCCGCCGTCGATGTTTCCGGTCACCGTGTATCCGGGACCGTCGTAAATGAATTGGTGGGCTTGATAATTCGACCAGAAGTCGTTGATGGGTTGATCGAGCCAGCTGGCCAGGCCGCCGGGCGTGGCGCTGCGCGGGGCCAAAATCCGCAGCGGGTCGCCGGTGCCGTCGTGCAGTACCAATGCCTGGAACTCGGCCGGGACCGAGGCCGCGTACTGCTGGAAAACTTGGGCTCGCGTCAGTGTGATGCCGCGGGTGGCGTCAAACCCGGTGGAGCTCTGCCCCAGCTCGAACGAGAACGGCATCCCGAACTGGTCCACCTGCGTGGTGTTACCACCGAAGGCGACTGAGCCGTACTTGTAGGTCATCTCGTACCAGTCGTAAACCGTGTTGTAGTTCGGATCGGCAGGATTCGCGGGGTCGAGACCCGCCCAGCCCGAGTTGTCGGCGGCAATGCCGATGTAGAGCGGGTTCTTCATCGACATGAAGATCCGGCCGCCCTGAAATTCCGACGGGATCGAGAAGTTACCGGTCTGGTCGAGGGTGAACGACATATTGGCGTAATTCACCCCGTTGTAGGTGAGGTGACCAGGCGCGTTCGCGGCACTGGAGTCGATGTGGTGGGCTATGCCGTTCTGGTCGATCCACGACCACTGGCCGGGTGTCGTCTGGCCGAGCAGGGTCAGGTAGACCTCGCTGTTGCTTAAACCCGTGTTATTGATGAAAGGGCCAACGCGAAATCCGCCGGGAAGGCCGTTGGCTCCGTTGAGACCCGCATGACCGGGGCTCCCCAAGAAACCGGGCGCGCCACCGGCACCGCCCAGCCCGCCAGTCCCGCCGGGACCGCCGGCTCCGAAATTTCCTGCGGCATCGGCGGGCCCTCCGACTCCACCAGTCCCGCCAACTCCACCGGCACCGCCGGTGCCACCAATACCGAACAGCAGCCCGCCTTGACCGCCGACCCCGCCCGCCCCGCCAGAGCCACCGGGACCGCCGGTCTGACCCGCAACGCTGGTCGTGTTGCCGGTAGCACCGACTCCGCCGGCGCCACCGGTGCCGCCACGACCGAACAAGCCCGCCGCTCCCCCGGCACCACCTGTTTGTCCGACCGCGCCGGACCCGCCGGCACCACCATCACCCCACAAGATGCCGCCCGGTCCACCGGCCTGACCGGTCCCCGGGGCTCCATTGCGGCCATTGCCGATCAGCGGCCGCCCCAATAAGAGGTTGAAGGGCGCATTGATCACATCGAGGATGCTCTGCTCGATGGACTGCAAGGACACCGCGCTGGCAGCCTCCGCGGCGGCATACGCGCCGGCCCCAGAATTGAGGGCTTGCACAAACCGCTGCTGAAACGTCGCAATCTCCGCGCTGATCGCCTGATAAGCCTGCCCGTGCTCGCCCAGCAGCGCGGCTATCCCCGCCGACACCTCATCCGCACCGGCGGCCAGCAGCGTTGTCGTGGAACCCGCCGCCGCCGCATTGGCTTTCGTGACCGACGAGCCGATCAGCACCAAATCCGAGGCCGCCGTGACCACCATCTCCGGCGCCGCGCAGACAAACGACATTCCACACCTCCAGGCAACCCATTCACGCGAAATACTCGAAAGAGCTTTACCGGCGAATGTCCAAAGGTCAACAGGGCCGCACACATTGCGACAAATATTTGACGGCGTCGGGACGAGGAGATCTCGTGGACGGATCGGGACCTGCCACTTTCGTGAGAGGGATCGGCATCGGTGTCTAAGAGTGAGACGAAACCGACGATCGTTCTGACGCGTGCCGGAATTTATCGGCGGCCTTCGCCATCGTGAATGAACAACCAATCCGAGGGAGCGACTCATCGTGCTGGCCGACAGCCCAGCGCACCAGCCTCGCGCCCGCGGACGCGGCGACCGAGTTCGCGGCAAAACTCTGCTTATCTGTAAGTGATTGAGGGGTGTGTCCGACTGTGTCTCGTGATTTTGGGTAAGGGGAGTTCCGGCCGTGGGGAACAGTGTTATCTATGGGTCGGATCTGGATGCCCCGTGTGTGGCGGTGTCGGGGATGTGACGGTTCGCGTTACGCGTTTGGGCGAGGCGTGATCGGTGATTTGTCAGCGGTTGGCGGCCGATCACGCGGCGGCCATGGCTGTGTGTGTAGGCGCCCCAGGTGAAGGCGATGGACATCAGGTAGTTGAGGACGGCGAAGGTCAGTGAGCCGGTCGGGTCTCCTGAGGGTGTGACTCCGTTGCGTGCGGCGAGGTAGTCGGGTAGTGCAGCAATCCAGAAGAGGGCTCCGAAGGCGAGATAGATGATCGCGCAAACGGCTGCAAAGTGGTCGCGGGCAACATCTTTCGGTGTGATTGATGGGTCATGTAGCCGGGTTCGGTAGGCCCCGACGAAGGCGTAGGCGGTGATCGCTGCGGCTGCGCTGATCAGCAGCCAGGTCGCGATGAATCGGCCCGTCTGTTGTGAGGTGCCCAGGCCAAGTGCCAGCGACAGCACGTTGCTGAGCACCATCAGCGGCCATACCCCCAAACTCGCCAGAACGACATTGCGGACGATCTGCCAGCCGTGGGCCGGTGTGCGGGCCGAAATCCTGGTGACGAGTGCGATGGCGAACGGCACGATCAGCGAAAAGCCTTGCAGGCTGGCGTAGGGAACCACTCCCATTGAGGGTTTGGCCGTGGGGATCTCGGTGTTCCATACCCACCAGCGCCATTGCGGGCCGACTGTGTCGATGACTTCGAAGAAACACAGAAACCCGAACGCGACACACGTTGCGCCGACGACGGCGTTGTAGCGGGTGAAGATGCCGGTCCGTTGCACCAACGCGTAAGCGACGTAACCGAATACTGGATACATGGCGACGATGTAGTCCGGCAACCGGTCGAAGAAGAACTGCACCGAGAACTGCCCGTGGGCGAACACCAGTCCGATCTGATCCTGCAAGCCGAACCACTGTGGAAAATAGGTCACCGGCTCGACCAGCAGCAGCGCCAGCACCAGCGCGCACCACAGCACCAGGTTCGAGGAGTCCCCGCGCCGGCGATACCAGCGCAGCGCATGCACCAGGCACGCGATCGCGCCGATGATCAACAGCGCCTCGATCACCGGAAACGTCCAGTGCTGCAGAGCGAATGGATTGCGCAGGGTCAGGAACGGATTCCCGTCGCACCGCACACCCTCGATCGGTGCGGTCAGACGGGCGAACTCCGGCGTGCACGTATTCACCGCCACCCCTTTCGGTCGTCCCGCCTTGCCCAACTATAACTATCAGACACGTCTGTTGGATATGCTAGAGTCGCCGGACACGCGCTCCACCACCGTCAGGAGGGGTTCATGCGCCAAGGGCACGCCGTTGTGATCGGCGCCAGCATCGGCGGCTTGTGCGCCGCACGCGCTTTGCAGCACCGCTTCGCCACCGTCTCGATCCTCGAGGCGGATTCGCTGCCCGGTGTTCCCGAAGGCCGGCGCGGCACCCCGCAGGCCTGGCACAATCACTTCCTGCTCGCCGCGGGCCGCGAAGCGATCGAAAGCCTCTTCCCCGGCTTCACCGCTCGCCTGCTCGCCAACGGCGGCTGCGAAATCGATCCGGGACTGCAAGCCGCGAATTGCCTCATCAACGGCTGGGCGCCCCGCTCGCGCACCGATATGCGCATGTTCTTCGCCTCGCGGCCGATGATCGAGATGACGATCCGGGAGTTCATAGCCGAGGACCCCGACATCACCCTGATCGAGCAGTCCCGAGTGGAGCAGTTGCTGTCGCGCAGCGATACCGGCGGGCCGATCGTGACCGGAGTGGCCTACCGCGACGCCGACGGTGGACCCCAGCAGCTGGGCGCCGACTTCGTCGTCGACGCCGGTGGCCGGGGCAGCCGCGCCGCGAAATGGATGCAGCAGTTCGGCCAGGCGCCTGAAGAACTCACCCTGGATGCCAAAGTCAGCTATTCCTCGCGCTGGTATCAGTGGCCGAAAGACACCCTGCCGTGGTACCGCTTCCTGACCACGTTCCCGGACCCGAATCCCGCTGCACCCGAACCGCATCAGTATCTGTGTTCGGTCTTCCCGATCGAGAACGACAGCTTCATCGCGGTCATGGGGTCGTGGGGCCTGAGCATGCCGACCGATGTCGAATCCTACGAGGCCGCGGCCCGCCAGACGCGCACGCGGGAATTCTCCCGATTACTCGCTGCGTCCCAACCGTTGTCCGATGTCCACCACACCCGCTCGACGCGCAATGTGTGGCGGCGCTTCGACCGTCTGGCGGCTCCCCCACGCGGTTTCATCGCCCTCGGCGACGCGGTGTGCGCGTTCAATCCGATCTACGCCCAGGGGATGTCGTGTGCCTCCACCGCGGCAATCATCGTGCGGCGCCTGTCGCAGACAATCGATCCGGCCTCGGCGCAGTTTCCGAAAGCGTTTTATGCCGAGCAAGCCACATTCCTCAAAGGCGCATGGACGT
This genomic stretch from Mycobacterium paragordonae harbors:
- a CDS encoding HNH endonuclease signature motif containing protein, with the translated sequence MSVTALAGSFQRPPVKRVDVLFEELSELAGQRNAIDGRIVEIVAEIDGDGLWGMTGARSVAAVVAWKLGTTRGNAETIATVARRAQEFPRCVAGLREGWLSLDQVGVIAARAGDGSDAHYEQLARYASVSQLRTAIKGEPRPKPDRRPPPAISKTSTDEATCWRITLAAPQAATFEAALASHREALITQWKHDRPEGASESAPPMPDTMDAFMRLIEAGWDAEATARPHAAHTTVVVHLDVDKPAAALHLGPLLTEGDRQYLTCDATCEVWFERDGQPIGAGRTTRTINRRLRRALEHRHPCCAVPGCGATRGLHAHHIRHWEHGGPTELINLILLCPYHHREHHRGEITITGDADHLTVTDRDGAILQLGSLARPPTSTPPDVAPYPGPTGERAQWMWYTPFQPQPPPTTN
- a CDS encoding glycoside hydrolase family 64 protein produces the protein MSFVCAAPEMVVTAASDLVLIGSSVTKANAAAAGSTTTLLAAGADEVSAGIAALLGEHGQAYQAISAEIATFQQRFVQALNSGAGAYAAAEAASAVSLQSIEQSILDVINAPFNLLLGRPLIGNGRNGAPGTGQAGGPGGILWGDGGAGGSGAVGQTGGAGGAAGLFGRGGTGGAGGVGATGNTTSVAGQTGGPGGSGGAGGVGGQGGLLFGIGGTGGAGGVGGTGGVGGPADAAGNFGAGGPGGTGGLGGAGGAPGFLGSPGHAGLNGANGLPGGFRVGPFINNTGLSNSEVYLTLLGQTTPGQWSWIDQNGIAHHIDSSAANAPGHLTYNGVNYANMSFTLDQTGNFSIPSEFQGGRIFMSMKNPLYIGIAADNSGWAGLDPANPADPNYNTVYDWYEMTYKYGSVAFGGNTTQVDQFGMPFSFELGQSSTGFDATRGITLTRAQVFQQYAASVPAEFQALVLHDGTGDPLRILAPRSATPGGLASWLDQPINDFWSNYQAHQFIYDGPGYTVTGNIDGGGLFHYNVTPDGGATSTYTMVKPTTAQVFASNGPFVGADQQGAFLAELNAAFNRGVAIAPDQWANVAAYYPTGGRWNNWAQFFHTNSIANLAYGFPFDDVNNQSSVLILNNAQPPTRLSFILN
- a CDS encoding FAD-dependent oxidoreductase, which translates into the protein MRQGHAVVIGASIGGLCAARALQHRFATVSILEADSLPGVPEGRRGTPQAWHNHFLLAAGREAIESLFPGFTARLLANGGCEIDPGLQAANCLINGWAPRSRTDMRMFFASRPMIEMTIREFIAEDPDITLIEQSRVEQLLSRSDTGGPIVTGVAYRDADGGPQQLGADFVVDAGGRGSRAAKWMQQFGQAPEELTLDAKVSYSSRWYQWPKDTLPWYRFLTTFPDPNPAAPEPHQYLCSVFPIENDSFIAVMGSWGLSMPTDVESYEAAARQTRTREFSRLLAASQPLSDVHHTRSTRNVWRRFDRLAAPPRGFIALGDAVCAFNPIYAQGMSCASTAAIIVRRLSQTIDPASAQFPKAFYAEQATFLKGAWTLALSRDGGYPLATGSEALPDGARKRLMRKSTWPVFHFVSQACWEDEAVQIHFDRVYNLQETVFELLRNPRVVAGLLRYAVKALLGLSKIPPPVPPQLPPPDTDYTALRNKAMGKSSAEPLAPVG